Part of the Metasolibacillus fluoroglycofenilyticus genome is shown below.
TTCGATTTTATTGTCGAATAATGCGCAACCAATGACAATTTCGCCCTCTTCTGCATCGTGATAAGCATGATGAACGACATTTGTAACAGCTTCACCTGTCGCAATTTTCAAATCTTCAATTTCGTCATAACTAAAGCCGAGACGTAGCGCCAAACCTGAAATCGTTAAACGAATAACACTGACATATTGCGGTTTAGCGGGAACTCTTATTTCAATATAATCAAATGCTTTCATTATTAAACTCCACCTTTGTATTCGTTTCGATGTCCATTAGCTCACTTAAACCAGTAATTTCAAATAAACGAACTAGGCGAGCTGTTAAGCCAACTAGTTTAAAATGCGCATTTTCTTTCACTACTCTTTTATAAAATGCAACGAAAATCCCTAAACCTGTGCTGTCTAAATAGCTAACCTTCGATAAATCTAGTTGGACTAATGAGTCTTTCTCAATCTCAAGAGCCTCTAGTTCCTCACGTAAAATAGGGGCAGTATACGTATCGATTTCACCATCAATATATCCATTTATTACTTGCCCATCCTTTTGAAACTGCACATTTATATTCATACCTTTAAAGCACCTCCGTCATAACCTATACAACGATTCCCTTTCCTCAAGATTTTAAACGTTACTTGCGCATTTATTTTTTTAAAATGACGACAGTAAAATCATCATCCAATCCATCCTCTTGCAATTCCTGCAATTCTTCATATAATTTTTCACACATTTCTTGCGCACTTAAATGGCGATGCGTAAGAGCTAACTGCTCAATAATTTTTCTTGAATCGATTTCTTCATCATGGCGAAATTCTGTGACACCATCTGTCATCATAATAATAAAGTCGCCTTCATAAAGCGGAATCTCAGTTTGCTCATATTTCATTTCAGGCATAATACCTAGCAGCAACCCCTTTGCCCCTAAACCATAGAATGCATTATCCGCAGCATTGTAATAAATAGCTGGCTCATGCCCTGCCGAGCCATATGTAAATATGCTTCGCACTAAATCAAGTCGCCCATAAAACATTGAAACGAACATGCTGTCATCTACGCTTTTTTCAATAATGCGATTCAATACTTCTAGTACATAGGCGGGGTTAGTTTCTGCATACTCCAGCGTGTCGAGCCCATACTTCACCATCGACATACAAAGCGCAGCAGGCACACCTTTCCCAACAACGTCCGTTACAGCTACCCCTACATAATTTTGTTCATCTATTGAAAAATGAACGTAATCACCGTTCATTTTGCGTATCGGGATAGAAATCATTCCAATATCGATGGCATCAATTTGCGGTACTGTCGTTTTTAATAGAACGCTTTGAATTTTAGCCGCTACATTCATTTCAATCCGCATTTCTTCCTGTTGCTCTAGTAAAATTTGATGCTCTTTTAAAGTTAAGCCGAAATAAACCATTATTTCGATTAAAAAATCATAGCCGTCCTTACTCACCGCAGGCAGCTCTGGAAATATTTCTTCCATTACTTGCTTATGCATATGTATTACTTCTTCTGGTGCTATATTTTTTTGAATCAATTGTCGAATAAAGCTTTGCCCAATATACAAATTTCGCTCTGATTGATTTTCAATATAGTCTGTGAGAATTTTTTTATATTGAATTTTTAGTTCTCTCATACAATGTTCCCTATCACAACCATTTTTTTACGCGAACAGTTGTCCCTTCTTCTAATTGTGATTGAATCTCTATATCATCCATTAATCTTTTAACACCTGGTAAGCCTGCACCAATGCTACCTGATGTTGAAAAGCCATCCTGCATTACAGTGCGTACATCCTCGATACCCGGTCCTTGGTCAGTTGCGGTTATCGCTAAACCAATTTTGCCATCTTCTTCTATTTTTTCTATTGTAATCGTTCCAACACTGGCATATAAATAAATATTGCGTGCCAGTTCGCTAATAACTGTCGTAATACGAGCTTGATTCACAGTATCAAAGCCTATTCGTTTTGCTTCGTTGCGCCCTATTTCACGTGCAGTAACAATATCCCATTCAGTTGTAATATTTACTGTTGATTTCATATACTCACTGCCCTTCAATCACATTATCAATTACGCCTCTGCTAACTCTAGTCCCAATTTTTTGAGTTCACTGGTGGAAGTTAATTATTGTCACGTCCTGCGACAATGATTAACTGACCTGCATCATGCAAGCCTCCCTTCAAAATCTGCAACATCCGCTGCAAGTCTAGCCAACACGATGTTGATTACTCAGTCGTTACCTGAGTATGCGATGGTCTTAGACTGAGTTCCTCTTTGTTAGCGGATGTTTAGATACCCGCTGAAATGGGTCTATTGCTTGTATTCACTCGCTACTTGTAGACCTGAGAGACTCCTGTATCTGGCGCTTCGCTTTCGATACAAAAAGAATTTGGCCCCTACGGTCACTCGTCGCAAAAACATCGCTGAAAGAAGTGAATGTCTATTTTAACTATACCGTATAATCATATTTTGTAAAATTTATTTGTAGAAGCATTCGGAGGCACTGCTTTTCGAACATTTCATAATCAATCTCATTGAAAGTACAGCTATTTTAAAGAGAAATCTGCTCATTTTAGAAGTTTAAAAACGGGGAATTAAGCAGATCTTTTAATAAAAATTAACCTTCCCTTATATGAAGGCGATTTTCTCC
Proteins encoded:
- the rsbW gene encoding anti-sigma B factor RsbW; protein product: MKAFDYIEIRVPAKPQYVSVIRLTISGLALRLGFSYDEIEDLKIATGEAVTNVVHHAYHDAEEGEIVIGCALFDNKIEIMVADYGNSFNFEEIKSKIGPYNENEKVSMLREGGLGLYLMQALMDEVKVNNEGGVTVFMTKYVTREQVEEYDERIIT
- a CDS encoding STAS domain-containing protein — encoded protein: MNINVQFQKDGQVINGYIDGEIDTYTAPILREELEALEIEKDSLVQLDLSKVSYLDSTGLGIFVAFYKRVVKENAHFKLVGLTARLVRLFEITGLSELMDIETNTKVEFNNESI
- a CDS encoding PP2C family protein-serine/threonine phosphatase — translated: MRELKIQYKKILTDYIENQSERNLYIGQSFIRQLIQKNIAPEEVIHMHKQVMEEIFPELPAVSKDGYDFLIEIMVYFGLTLKEHQILLEQQEEMRIEMNVAAKIQSVLLKTTVPQIDAIDIGMISIPIRKMNGDYVHFSIDEQNYVGVAVTDVVGKGVPAALCMSMVKYGLDTLEYAETNPAYVLEVLNRIIEKSVDDSMFVSMFYGRLDLVRSIFTYGSAGHEPAIYYNAADNAFYGLGAKGLLLGIMPEMKYEQTEIPLYEGDFIIMMTDGVTEFRHDEEIDSRKIIEQLALTHRHLSAQEMCEKLYEELQELQEDGLDDDFTVVILKK
- a CDS encoding anti-sigma regulatory factor, which codes for MKSTVNITTEWDIVTAREIGRNEAKRIGFDTVNQARITTVISELARNIYLYASVGTITIEKIEEDGKIGLAITATDQGPGIEDVRTVMQDGFSTSGSIGAGLPGVKRLMDDIEIQSQLEEGTTVRVKKWL